The genomic interval CACATGTCCGTCAAGAATACCCCTTACGGCGTCAGCAATGGGTTCATTAATATCATCACCATCCACCAATACAGTATATAAACCAGTGATGCTGCCCTTCGTGCCCGTGCCGCTTCTCTCCAGAAGCTTTGGCAATAACGCGAACACTGAAGGTGTATATCCCTTTGAGGTCGGGGGTTCTCCTATTGCAAGCCCAATTTCCCTTTGTGCATTGGCAAATCTTGTAACGGAATCCATCATGAGTAATACCCGCATGCCACGATCTCTGAAATATTCCGCAATACTGGAAGCGATATAGGCGCCCTTTACCCTTAATAAAGCCGGTTTGTCAGAAGTAACCGATACAATTACCGATTTTTTCATGCCTTCTTCTCCGAGATTCTTTTCAACAAACTCCCGGACTTCTCTTCCGCGTTCACCAATAAGCGCAATAACATTAACCTCCGCTCCGGAATTCCTGGCAATCATGCCCATTAATGTGCTTTTCCCTACGCCGCTCCCTGCAAAAATTCCCAATCTCTGTCCCTGCCCGAAGGTAAGCATGCCGTCTATTGCCCGTACACCTGTCTCCAATACCTCCTTTATCCTGCTTCTGGTCAAAGGATCCGGGGGAGAATTATAAATGGAAACCCTTTCTTCCACGTTTAACGGCCCTTTTCCATCCATAGGCTCTCCCAGTCCTCCTAAGATTCTTCCCATTAGCCCCATTCCAACGCCCACCGTTAATGGCGAGCCTGAAGCGGTTACTCTGTTTCCCGGGCCTATTCTCTCAAGTTCCCCTATGGGCATAAGGAGTATCCTTTTTTCTTTAAATCCTACCACCTCCGCCGGTATTGGAGTTTCTCCATTATTGGAATGTATGTAACATAGTTCTCCTACAGGAACAGAAGGCCCGTTTGATTCTATTACCAAACCTGCGATATGGGCCACCCTTCCGGTGCGTTGAACCAACACCGATTCCGATACCCTTTTTTTGTGCAAAGCAAAATCAATGCATGGCGTGGCCATCACTCTTTTTCCCCTACAGATTTTTTAATTTCTTCCCACCGTGTTTCAAGCAAGCTTTCAACATCGCCAAAATCTGTTTCCACAACACAACCGCCGGCTGATATCATTTTATCCTCTATGATTTTAATGTTAAAATCCTTTATTCCTGCGTCTTCGGCCGTAAACCGTTTATAATCCTCCGGGGAAATACGCAAGGAAACGATCTTATTATTCCCAACATAAGAAAGAGCCTCTGCTACAACGTGTTTTACAATGCTGGCGCCATTTTCGTTAATTTCATAACCAACAACTTTATTCGCAACAGCCAATACGAAATGTATGATCTCCGATTCGGAGTCCTTCCAGATTATTTCTCTTTTCTCCGTTAATTGTTTCACCGCATCCTCAAGCAGTGTGATCAATGCTGCATATTTTCTTTTTGTTTTTTCTATCTCTGATTGAAACTCCTTTTCCGCAGAGAGTTTCCCCTCTTTGAAGGCTTCTTCTCTCACCAGTCTGATTTCTTGTTCTTTTAACGCCCTTAATTCATTTTCCTTTGCTAATTCAAGTTCTTTCAGTTTTTCTTCTTCTTTTATATTTATTAACTCTTCTTCTGTTTTAAGCGTGTTTATTTGCTTTTTATGAGAATGAGGTATTACAGTCTCTATAACTTTCACTCCCTTTATAACAGGTAAGGAATAAACGCGCTTCCCGGTTTTCATACTAATTTATCGTCCTTGCCGGAAGACCCCCCCTTCTTTTGAACAACATTTTCGCCCTTTGCTTCCAACCGCTTTACCGCCTCTACAATTTGCAATTGTGCGCTCTGCACTTCGGACAACAATCTCGGCCCCAACAGCTCTCTTTCTTCCCTCACCGTCTCGCCAATACGTTTAGACATGTTTTTGAAAAACTTTGTCTCAACCTCCGCATTCGCCGTTTTTAATGCAAGCGCAATAACATTTATATCCACCTCTGTAAGTATTTTTCTAAACGCTTCATCAAGAACATAAATCATATCATCAAAAGTAAACATCAACTTCTTTATTTCTTCAGCAAGCTCCGGATTTCTACGGCTTATTTGTTCAATCACATCCTTATCCACTCCGCCCTCCAGCCCACCAATAATCTCCGAGGCAAATTTATGCCTTTTCTTCGCAGGCGTCTTCCGTCTTCTTCCTTCCGTTTTTATCTTTGCCATAACTACCTCGTTTACCTTGGTAATTAAACTTATCGGAGGAAGTTCGAGCGTTGCGATCCTCATGATAATATCAGATTGTGCTTCCAGGGGAAATCTGGACAACAGCCTGGAGGCGCGTTCCGGTTCCGTATATGATAGTATAAGTGCAATCGTTTGCGGGTGTTCTCCTATCAGCAACCGCATGTATTCATCGTCAGAAACATCCTTTAAATTGGAAAAAGGCGTGGGGAGCATCACCCCTTGCTCCACATTCGCTATGATATCATCGCTTTTGTCTGTCCCAATCGCTTTTTCAAGTATCTTTCTAAAAGCATTTTTATCATGCTCCACCAGGCCGCCGCAGAGTTTCATTTCTTGCCGGAGTTCATCCAAAACGGCGTCCACGATCTCATTATCCACATTTTCCATGCGGGTAATTTCGGCGGATACCGCCACAATCTGATTCTCATCAAAGGTCTTAAGTATTTCCGAAGCGACGTCTGGATCAAGTATAGACAAGGCAATTGCTGCCTTTTGTATGCCTGACAAGTTTAATTTCGTTTTCATATCGGTATAATATCCTGTTCTTTACATTATTACGATGAGATATATTCTCCTTCTATCCACCTCTTTAATGCTGTCGAGGTAAGATCGGTATCCTTCTGCATATGTCCGAGTATTAATTTCCGTTTTTTCTCTCTTTTCATTCCTTCCATTATTTCTTCAGGATTTTCCGACTCTTCCATCGCCAGCATTTCTTCTACTGCCGCTTCCAATTCCTCCTTTGTGTATTGGATGCCTTGCCGCTCTTTGCTTATGCGTAATTCTTCAAACAGTTTATTCCTGCCGGCAGTATCGTCATGCTGCATTTTGGCAAATCCTTGCTTACCAGACTTTCCCTTAGCCGAAAAGTGTTCCATTTCAACCGTAGGTGCTGCCTTCTTTTTAATCTTCTTCATGCTTCGCAGCATAAACATCAGAAACATCAGCACTGTTATGCCGAGCGAACCGTTTTTGGCCAGTTTTAACATAAATTCTTTTTGTTGCTCCTTCTTTAAAATTGCTTCTTCCTCTGCATAATCAGCTTCATAAAACTGTACATTTTGTATCTCAAAACTATCATTGCGGGAAACCATATTTACCCCCAACGCCTGTTTTACAAGAGAAGCAATTCCCTTCATTTCCTCATTATTTCTGGAAACATATGTTTGTTGTATTTTTCCATCTTCGGACTCAATTTTTTCATACTTGCCATCAACAAGAACAGCAACGGACAATCTTTTCAAATTCGCTCCGTGATCTGAAACCATACGTTCTACCTTGCTTAATTCATATTGCGTTTGCGCAGTTTCTTCCTCTTCGGAAGAACCGGAGGATTGAAGCATACTTGATTGCGATAAGTTAAGATTTGCCTGCATTCCGGGAACACCTCCCCCCGAAAACGGAGTACCGCCGGATACCTTGGTAGTTACCGTTTGAACCTTAGGCACCCTGCGTTCAGGATCAAACTCAATTTGTTTTTCATCTACATGACGAAAATCCAGGTCAGCGCTTACCCTGACAACAGATTTTCCCGCTCCAACAATCCTGTCCAACATATCCTGAGCCTTCGCCACGTAATATTCTTCTATTTTTTTCTTTATTTCCAATTGATCATTACTTGCGCCTGTCTGTGAGAAAGGAGATTCTTTCTCCGAAAGCAGGTTGCCCCGAGTATCGGTTACCGTAACATTTTCAGGGATTAATCCCTCGACGCTGGAGCTTACCAAATGTACGATACTTGCAACTCGTTCCGGTTTTAACTTACCGCCGGTTTTTAGTTTCAACACAACGGATGCCGTTGGGGGTTTTTCATCTTCAACAAATAAAGATTTCTCAGGTATGGCAAGGTGTACCTGCGCCCAATCTACAAAATCCAGATGTTTAATTGTTTTCGCAAGTTCGCCCTGGATTGCCCTGCGATAATTTATCTTCTGGATAAAATCAGAAGAGCCAAAGCCTACCTTGTCCAGTAACTCATACCCGGTTTGTTCATGGGGCAAACCTTCACTGGCAAACTTGAGCCTCATCTCATAAATCTTATCATTGGGAACGAGAATCGTAGTCCCATTCCCACTTATTCTGTATGGAATATTCGCTTCCCTCAGATGATTTATAATCTCCCCGCTTTCTTTCGGGCTTAATTCTCCGTACAATAATCCAAAGTCTGGTTTCCTGGCCCATTGCATTACCCCAACTATGCCAATCAGAAATGACAGGGTTAACGATATCATAATAAATTTATGCGAAAAACTAATTTCCTTCCAAACATTCTTTAACTGCCCTGTAAAACTATTCATGTCTAAATTCATAGTAAATGCTCCTTTGATGGTTATGAGTATTTTATTGGTACGTTCGGATACAAAGCAATTACAATACCAACAGATAGCAATGGACACGCCAACAACAAAAATGTCCTATCATATTGATAAATAATACATTACAAGAACAGGTAAAATATTGTTTTCAAAACGAATTCGGGCGAATGAAGGTGGAAGTCGATAATTACACTCTACTGTAAATTGAGTGTATATTATTTTAACAGAAAGACGGGAGGGTATAGGAGCATTCCAGATTTTTTGTAACCGTTTGTGTGATTGGGGGCAAAATAACGTTGCCAGGGGTTAAGACTACTCTACGTTTCATTAAAACATGGGAGATGTCACAAAAAACCGGGAATGCACCTGTATCAACCCCACAAGGGCATGAAAGCAGCAAGGGATGTGGTAAACCTGTCCCCCGCTGGCGGGGGATTAAGGGGGTGGAATTGTCTGCGGAGCGTGGGAAAGAGGGTCAAATTTGTTTTTATAATAAAGGGGTAGTTGAATCGGTGGAGAAATCCAGTCCACCCCCTGCACCCCCGCCAGCGGGGGACATAGTTTGAACAGGAGCATTCCCGATTTTTGGTTAACTAATTGTACATTGTAACACAAGCATCCAGCTTGTGGTATTTTACCCTCAAGCTGGAAGCTTGAGTTACTATTCTTCCCCTCCCCCCTGCTAATGGCATTTTTACAAAAAATCGGGAATGCTCCCGTTGAGTTGAGGAAGGTATTCTTTTGTCTTATTATTTAAACTGTTTACCAATGTCGAAACAGTCATATGTTGTAACACTAAATTAAAATAGTGATGTTTACCGCATAGTGTATGGACGAAGCATTTTGCTATAAATTGTCATAAATGCGTTCATACCCAAACACGGGCAAATGCTTCGCCCCTACTTTTTTCAAAAAACCAAAGTGTTACCAAATGTTTGACGAGGAGTAATTATTCAGCGTAAACGATACACGGCTTGTTACCAAACAGATACTTCACTATGTTCAGTACAAGGTTTGGGAACGAGTTGCGCTCTGATCTCCGGTAGTTTAATAAATTACGCTGAATAGTTACAACGAGGGAGGAAAAAGAATTATTATTTAAATGAAGAAGGTGCAAATTGATTTTTTGCGGGATGGTACATGCGGAACGGGTGGCCTTGGAGTGTGAAAAACGGCTATTTTTGTTCTTTCATTACTTCTGTATACGTTTTTACTAACTTATTACGGGCCTCCATCATATACTTAAAACTCACCTCCGCTTTTGACATGGCAACCATAACCTCATGTATATTTTCAACTTTGCCCGATGACAAATGCTCTATGCTATCATTGGTTTTTGTTTGCAACTCATTAATCTCATTAAAAAAACTGCCGAATGCATCCTGAAATGAAGTCCCTTTATCTGTTTGTTTCTTAGAATCAAAGTCATTCTTATGATTCTGAATTATTTGATCTTTTCCGAGGGGTGATATCGCCATAAAAGGAACTCTACATTGTATTGTATAGTTTAAAGGCAAGTCTATATATTTTTTGAATACGCAACAAACTGATAGACTAAGTATTGGGGATTTATTCTAACAACGTTGCTGGCGGTGTCAACAAAAAACCCCGCAATTAAGGTGATGCCATACCTGTCTTTTTAGAAATATTATTGGTGGATTCGGCGTAAAAACCAACGCCTTAATCCACCCTACTCATAATTTAAACGCAAAGGCAAAAAAAGATTTTTTACCGGATAATACTGTAGTAAGATATCCGGAGCAAAAATAATCTATGGTAATTGGTCATCAGTCTTTCGTCTTTCGTCTTTCGTCTTTCGTCACTCGTCATTGGTCAATTGTAAGCTTGTGAATAATTTTTTAATCTGTGAAATCTGTGGTTCCTCTTTTGTATTACCGTATTTCGTGCATGTTCGGTTCTGGCTTGTCCAGGTTAGGATAGTATTGATATGAAAGTGTTACTGTTCACCCTGTGCCAGGCGGCAAATATTGATATTAAAAATAATTTAAACATCCTCGGTGCCTTCGATATGATTACGACGACAAGGGTACCCATTGTATATTCCAGCACCCTTGTATTGAAATTGCGGTTTGGTAAAAGAGACGCGGGGAAGAAGACATTCAGAATATCTTTCATTGATGCAGACGGGAAAAAACTATTGCCCACACTAGAAAATGCGTTTTTCGTAACAATTCCAGACGGGAGTTCATTTTGCTTCATGAACTTTATTCACCCAATTCATAAATTACCGTTGAACCATTTTGGCAATTATTCCATAGATTTTTCTATAGACGGGGCACTTGTCTGGTCGTTTGAGTTGATAGTAGCCGAAGCAAGAAAAAATGTCACATAGCGCTGCAAAGGGGTTTTTACCAGGTGATGCTATAGTTTATTACGTGTCTGAAACCGGTTATCCAAATGAGAATCCCATTTTTTTTAGAATATGGATCCTTTTATCTCTCCATCGAACAAGATCATTTAAACCAATTTGTGGTGTTTTTTTCTCGATTTGTATGAGCTCCGGCAATCCTGATATCATTTTGGCGTCAATTTCCGGTCTTCCGCCGTCTATAGACTCTCTAAGGTTGACAAATGCATTTTGTGGCGGAATGTTATACGCTTTTATGAAATGAGAGACACTTTGCAAAACGCCCCGAAGGATATATGTTCCGCGTCCGGTAACCGTAACGTTCTCACGTTCAACGAGCCTTTTTGCAAGGCTTTCATCATAAAAAAACCTTGGCGATAATTCGTCCTGCCGTACAATTTTCAAGTTATTCTGCCCAAACATTTTTCTTGCATGTTCGACAAGAGACCTTTCCTGCTCTTTTATAGAAGAGAACACTAGCCCGTCTAAGACAACAAATCCATATACTCCTTCGTTTTTCGACACAGTCGTTATGCTGTTCAACAGTCTGGCATGGTATGTCATTTTACCGGAAGAAGATAAGAGAAAACTCATATATGGACTTACCAATAAATATATTTCTTTTATGTTTCTGCTTTCCTCTAACATATTTCTTCAAGATTCCTTGCTAGTCTGCTATCCCTATCTATAACATTATACCCGTCATATTGGGCAGTGAAATTCCGTTTCTTATTCCAATGCCTGTTTGATGTATTTAATATATAATCACAAAACAAAACCAAGTCAAGGACTATGATTTAATTGTGAAGTACGAAATCCGAAACAAATTCCAATGGCAAAATGATTTGAAACCTAAATCCTGCAAACGATTTTCGCAATGCGAAAATCAGTATTTTCCACTACCAAGATTGGCAAAAAGCGATAACAGATATCCGTTTTTTAGCAATTGTGGTAGCGCTATTGTACTACTTTAAACAAAAAGACATGGGAAATTGTCGGAAACGTGCTCTCTGATGCAATGAAAATCAAGATAGGGATGTACTGTCTCCATCTGCGGTATACTTACCACTCTCAAAAGACTAAAAAAACGAAATACAACGTCGGTTTTCTACTGAAAAACTACATCCAGTGACATGCGTTCCCACTTTTCCCATTCCTCCTGATGGAGAAATTTCTCCGGCAATTTTAATGTCATCTGCCGGCTTCTCTCCACCAGTTTCCCTGCCACACGGATTAACCACAGTCTCATCGTCTTTACTTCCCACTTTTGTATCACTCCACCACTGAGCAATCCCATCCACTTCAAAAGATTATACGCTAACACCGCACACTGAAATAGCGCAGCATTGGCCAAAAATTCACCCGTACGTATGTGCCCCGCATTCATCTGTCCTTTACTCTCTTCTATCAAAGTCTCGCAGGTAGCCCTCTTTCCATAACAACGATGCGCTTCCATCGGACTTAACCGCTCCGTTGTAACGTAACAAAAATACTCATACACGGACACTTCTACTAATTTCTTTTCTCTTTTGACCAATTGCCGCACTGCCACAAAACGTCTCGCACGATCCCACCCTGCACATCGATACCAAAATTCAGCCTGTTCCCATCCTGGCTCCCCTTTCACCTCATTCCATTTCTGCCCTTCAAGCAATCCTTCCAGATTCTTCAGCTTTACCTTAATCAGATATCCCGCCAATATTGACTCAAGGTATTCAAGTAATTCTCCGGTAAAAAAACCGCTGTCTCCCCGAAATACCACCCTTACCCCCTTATTCATGTACGCCATACATTCCTTCATGAACTCTACTACTCCGTTACTCGTGTAGGCGCTTCCACAGCGGAACCAACTATGTAATACCTCCTTTGTTTCTGCAATAAATGCCATTAAGGGATGATACGCCTTCTGCCCCTTCTTGTGCGGATTATATCCTACCTCTGCACCCTCCTGTTTCCCATATACACCATCTACGGTAGAATCAACATCTATCCATACTTCGCAAAGAGCACTCCTGAGTTTATGGCCTGATCTCACCGCACGCTTCCATATCTTTCCCCTAAACCGGTGGATCACCCCCGTCAGTTCCACTATATCTCCCTGACTCGCCAGCTTCATAATACGTCCTATCGTAGTATCTACAGGTACCTCTTTCCACCCGGACATCTTCTTCAATACCTCATCTGTACACACCTTCATCACCTCTACCATCGATGTCGCCCCTGCTATCAACCCTATCACTACCATTTGTACCGCATCGACAAACTGATACCGGGCATTTGCTCCACGATCCTTATGGACCGCTTCATGGACTCTCTCCCGGAACATCAGCTTACCCATAAAATTCAATACCGGTAAAAGCCCTGCATGTACCGTTAAGCCTTTCCCGCTCATCTCTGCCTTGATTTTCGGTTGTCTTTTGCTGTATTTTTTTGCTATATTCTTCATCGAAATGGTGAATCTCCTTTCAGGTGTTTTTTGTTATCAATATACCGCCGAATACCTTGGAAATCCTACCATTTCAATCCTATTCCTGCAACAAGGCTTTGCCTTGTTTGCAGGATTTAGGTGAAATTCCAAACAAGCACATCTTTTTTCATGCCTCGTATTGTTTTGCCTGCCTGTGCGCGATTGCACTCAGACAGGGCTGTTTTGGAGTCGTTTTGAATTTTATGCTTTGTTATTAGAATTTGTTTCGGATTTCGTACTTAGAATTTCGTATTTTTTACTTCGTGCTTGTTTGTTTCCAGCTACGCCAGCGTGGGTATTTATGCATGCATTTTTACTGTATACATTGCATTTGACAAGCATATTTGCTTTCCAAAAACCTACGGTTTAACAGAGTTTAAAACATTGACAAATTAACGTTTTAACGGTAATATGCGTTTCTCCAACGAATTCCATCTTACCTTCAATTTATACCATTAAATACACATTTTTTATCATGATGCAATTTGGGAATGTTTGCATAGTCGGTCCCGGTCTTATTGGCGGCTCTATCGGTTTGGCTTTAAGAAAGAGGAATCTGGCAGAGACCGTCATTGGAATCGGACATCAGGCTTCTTCCTTAGAAAGCGCCCTGAAAATAGGCGCCATAGATGTGGGACATTTAAACGCCGATAATGCAGTCAAAAATGCGGATATTGTTATACTTGCCACTTCGGTGGGTAAAATTATTGAGTTTGCAAAACAGGTCATCCCCTTTATGAAAAGCAATTCTGTCCTGACAGACGTAGGAAGCACCAAAAGCTATATCGTCAGGCAGATAACCAAAGACATGAGAGATGATATTTCTTTTGTAGGAGCACATCCGATTTCCGGTTCAGAGAAAAGAGGCATTGACCATGCTTCCCCGGATCTTTTTGAGGGATGCATATGTTTTATAACTCCATTCAACAGCAATAAAAAGGCGGTGGAAACTATTTCTCACTTGTGGAGTTTTCTGGGAGCAAAGGTGGAAAACATCTCTCCTGAAAGGCATGATGAATTGCTTGCATATGTCAGCCATCTCCCTCACCTTGCCGCATCATGTCTTGTAAATGCTATAGCGGAAGATGACTTAGCCTATGGTGCAAACGGCTTAAAGGATACCACAAGGGTAGCCTCCGGCGACCCGGAGTCATGGAGGGATATTTTTGGCCAAAACCGTGAAAATATGATAAAGTCAATTGACCGGTTTGTGGCAGAACTCACCGCATTTAAAAATGACCTGCTTTCCGGAAATAAAGATATGATACTGAAACGGTTGAAGAAGGCTAAGATATCCCGCGATAGCATTTTCCATAATAATTCCAGGACGCACGCTAAAGAATAAGCAGGTGGTTTTTATGCATTCAAGAATAG from Candidatus Kuenenia stuttgartiensis carries:
- the fliI gene encoding flagellar protein export ATPase FliI yields the protein MATPCIDFALHKKRVSESVLVQRTGRVAHIAGLVIESNGPSVPVGELCYIHSNNGETPIPAEVVGFKEKRILLMPIGELERIGPGNRVTASGSPLTVGVGMGLMGRILGGLGEPMDGKGPLNVEERVSIYNSPPDPLTRSRIKEVLETGVRAIDGMLTFGQGQRLGIFAGSGVGKSTLMGMIARNSGAEVNVIALIGERGREVREFVEKNLGEEGMKKSVIVSVTSDKPALLRVKGAYIASSIAEYFRDRGMRVLLMMDSVTRFANAQREIGLAIGEPPTSKGYTPSVFALLPKLLERSGTGTKGSITGLYTVLVDGDDINEPIADAVRGILDGHVVLSRAMASQNHYPAIDIMESVSRCMDDIITGEHRKAAQMLKAVYATYKEAEDMINIGAYAKGGNKKIDYALSVIDAINEYLKQDMTTNGNFNESISKLSALFT
- a CDS encoding FliH/SctL family protein, with the translated sequence MKTGKRVYSLPVIKGVKVIETVIPHSHKKQINTLKTEEELINIKEEEKLKELELAKENELRALKEQEIRLVREEAFKEGKLSAEKEFQSEIEKTKRKYAALITLLEDAVKQLTEKREIIWKDSESEIIHFVLAVANKVVGYEINENGASIVKHVVAEALSYVGNNKIVSLRISPEDYKRFTAEDAGIKDFNIKIIEDKMISAGGCVVETDFGDVESLLETRWEEIKKSVGEKE
- the fliG gene encoding flagellar motor switch protein FliG — encoded protein: MKTKLNLSGIQKAAIALSILDPDVASEILKTFDENQIVAVSAEITRMENVDNEIVDAVLDELRQEMKLCGGLVEHDKNAFRKILEKAIGTDKSDDIIANVEQGVMLPTPFSNLKDVSDDEYMRLLIGEHPQTIALILSYTEPERASRLLSRFPLEAQSDIIMRIATLELPPISLITKVNEVVMAKIKTEGRRRKTPAKKRHKFASEIIGGLEGGVDKDVIEQISRRNPELAEEIKKLMFTFDDMIYVLDEAFRKILTEVDINVIALALKTANAEVETKFFKNMSKRIGETVREERELLGPRLLSEVQSAQLQIVEAVKRLEAKGENVVQKKGGSSGKDDKLV
- the fliF gene encoding flagellar basal-body MS-ring/collar protein FliF, which produces MNLDMNSFTGQLKNVWKEISFSHKFIMISLTLSFLIGIVGVMQWARKPDFGLLYGELSPKESGEIINHLREANIPYRISGNGTTILVPNDKIYEMRLKFASEGLPHEQTGYELLDKVGFGSSDFIQKINYRRAIQGELAKTIKHLDFVDWAQVHLAIPEKSLFVEDEKPPTASVVLKLKTGGKLKPERVASIVHLVSSSVEGLIPENVTVTDTRGNLLSEKESPFSQTGASNDQLEIKKKIEEYYVAKAQDMLDRIVGAGKSVVRVSADLDFRHVDEKQIEFDPERRVPKVQTVTTKVSGGTPFSGGGVPGMQANLNLSQSSMLQSSGSSEEEETAQTQYELSKVERMVSDHGANLKRLSVAVLVDGKYEKIESEDGKIQQTYVSRNNEEMKGIASLVKQALGVNMVSRNDSFEIQNVQFYEADYAEEEAILKKEQQKEFMLKLAKNGSLGITVLMFLMFMLRSMKKIKKKAAPTVEMEHFSAKGKSGKQGFAKMQHDDTAGRNKLFEELRISKERQGIQYTKEELEAAVEEMLAMEESENPEEIMEGMKREKKRKLILGHMQKDTDLTSTALKRWIEGEYISS
- the fliE gene encoding flagellar hook-basal body complex protein FliE produces the protein MAISPLGKDQIIQNHKNDFDSKKQTDKGTSFQDAFGSFFNEINELQTKTNDSIEHLSSGKVENIHEVMVAMSKAEVSFKYMMEARNKLVKTYTEVMKEQK
- a CDS encoding DUF6941 family protein, translating into MKVLLFTLCQAANIDIKNNLNILGAFDMITTTRVPIVYSSTLVLKLRFGKRDAGKKTFRISFIDADGKKLLPTLENAFFVTIPDGSSFCFMNFIHPIHKLPLNHFGNYSIDFSIDGALVWSFELIVAEARKNVT
- a CDS encoding IS1380-like element ISCku8 family transposase, which gives rise to MKNIAKKYSKRQPKIKAEMSGKGLTVHAGLLPVLNFMGKLMFRERVHEAVHKDRGANARYQFVDAVQMVVIGLIAGATSMVEVMKVCTDEVLKKMSGWKEVPVDTTIGRIMKLASQGDIVELTGVIHRFRGKIWKRAVRSGHKLRSALCEVWIDVDSTVDGVYGKQEGAEVGYNPHKKGQKAYHPLMAFIAETKEVLHSWFRCGSAYTSNGVVEFMKECMAYMNKGVRVVFRGDSGFFTGELLEYLESILAGYLIKVKLKNLEGLLEGQKWNEVKGEPGWEQAEFWYRCAGWDRARRFVAVRQLVKREKKLVEVSVYEYFCYVTTERLSPMEAHRCYGKRATCETLIEESKGQMNAGHIRTGEFLANAALFQCAVLAYNLLKWMGLLSGGVIQKWEVKTMRLWLIRVAGKLVERSRQMTLKLPEKFLHQEEWEKWERMSLDVVFQ
- a CDS encoding prephenate dehydrogenase; this encodes MMQFGNVCIVGPGLIGGSIGLALRKRNLAETVIGIGHQASSLESALKIGAIDVGHLNADNAVKNADIVILATSVGKIIEFAKQVIPFMKSNSVLTDVGSTKSYIVRQITKDMRDDISFVGAHPISGSEKRGIDHASPDLFEGCICFITPFNSNKKAVETISHLWSFLGAKVENISPERHDELLAYVSHLPHLAASCLVNAIAEDDLAYGANGLKDTTRVASGDPESWRDIFGQNRENMIKSIDRFVAELTAFKNDLLSGNKDMILKRLKKAKISRDSIFHNNSRTHAKE